A window of Flammeovirga kamogawensis genomic DNA:
TCATAATCATCAATTAGCAGGTCTTTTGCCTTTTGAAGAAAATCTGAAAATATATTTTTGCCTCTTGCAGGTGAAGTGTCAGCAACTTTAATTCTATCAGAAGTTGGTTCTTTAGGAACTGAATCTCCTGTAGTAGGCTGTTGGTAAATACTTCTAGGTCTATCCAACTCTCTTTGATCTAACGCCTTAAAACCAGCTAATGCTAAGCCTAAAGCTGTAGAGAATTTTGGATCTTTTACTCTTTCAGATCTATCACTTTTACCTAAAAAAGCAGTCGGATAACCAATACGAGTATCTAAACCTATTTTGTATTCAAACAGATGTTGAATATTCTTTAATTTTGATCCACCACCTGTAAGTACTAAACCTCCAGCAAGTTTATCAAAATAACCAGAATCTGCTAGTTCTGCTTTTACAAGGTCAATAATTTCTTCCATTCTTGCTTCAATAATATAAGCAAGGTTTCTAATTGATATTTCTTTTGGTGTTCTATTATTAATACCAGGAATCTCAACAACTTCAGTATCTTTGGTATCTACAGCCATAGATTGTCCAAAATTTACTTTCAAGAGTTCTGCTTGGTGTTGCATAACTGCACACCCTTGTTTAATATCAGAAGTGATAATATCACCACCAAAAGGAATTACCGCTGTGTGACGAATTATTCCATCATAGAAGATTGCTATATCTGTAGTACCTCCTCCAATATCAATAATTGTTACACCTGCTTCTTTTTCTTCTTCAGTTAGAACAGCCATACTCGACGCCAATGGCTCAAGCATCATTTGATCACACTCCAAATTACTTCTTTCAATACACTTTTTTATGTTTCGAATAGAATTACTATTTGCAGTTACAATATGAAAATCAGCTTCTAACTTAACCCCTGCCATTCCAACAGGATCTTTAATTTTTTCTTCGCTATCTACAGTGTAGTGCAAAGGTAAAACGTGTATAATTTCTGTACCTGGCTCTGTAATCACACGGTACATATCATTTGTCAATCTATCCACATCTGTTACAGAA
This region includes:
- the ftsA gene encoding cell division protein FtsA; this translates as MQEEKIIVGLDIGTTKVCAVVGRMNEYNQLEILGLGHATSEGVRDGTVSNIAKTTEAIDQAITEAENDSQIEINVVNVGVAGKHIKSFRQHGSITLPHQEDEISVTDVDRLTNDMYRVITEPGTEIIHVLPLHYTVDSEEKIKDPVGMAGVKLEADFHIVTANSNSIRNIKKCIERSNLECDQMMLEPLASSMAVLTEEEKEAGVTIIDIGGGTTDIAIFYDGIIRHTAVIPFGGDIITSDIKQGCAVMQHQAELLKVNFGQSMAVDTKDTEVVEIPGINNRTPKEISIRNLAYIIEARMEEIIDLVKAELADSGYFDKLAGGLVLTGGGSKLKNIQHLFEYKIGLDTRIGYPTAFLGKSDRSERVKDPKFSTALGLALAGFKALDQRELDRPRSIYQQPTTGDSVPKEPTSDRIKVADTSPARGKNIFSDFLQKAKDLLIDDYDDTEDYKD